From the Mycoplasmatota bacterium genome, one window contains:
- a CDS encoding AAA family ATPase, translated as MENIRNALLELKLLLRFRETINWIWTILTSNIAIIIYIILLLLLLLVTILLMISNEMRRTEQNEDPTFEQDINITLEQDGESQQTQFENEESTDESRFFMLRQIDKEAKAANNHLYDNEITFEELCNEFRYFAAGTLGLYYDIKDIRRFVGGLAVSHIMILQGMSGTGKTSLAYAFGEYLSNSSVVVPIQPMWKERTDLIGYYNEFTKKFNETTLLQKLYGASHDEQMYITILDEMNIARVEYYFAEFLSLLEIPDHNKRYLDVISDVWDTDPELLQDGKLILPNNMWFIGTANNDDSTFAISDKVYDRAMVINLDKKAQAFIAKPIRGRKVSATKFEELIARARKEYAISNRNLRRLKELDKYMIKQFHISFGNRIMGQIINYTPVIVACGGTELQALDDIMSKKVLRKLETKNMVYVKSEAPGLIAYIEELFGEGEMEQCIEYIRNIEINA; from the coding sequence ATGGAGAACATTCGAAATGCTTTACTAGAACTAAAACTCCTTCTAAGATTTAGAGAAACCATAAACTGGATTTGGACCATTCTAACAAGTAACATCGCAATTATCATTTATATCATTCTTCTATTATTGTTGCTACTTGTAACAATCTTATTGATGATATCAAATGAAATGAGACGTACCGAACAAAATGAAGATCCAACATTTGAACAAGATATAAACATTACTCTAGAGCAAGATGGAGAATCACAACAAACGCAATTTGAAAACGAAGAGTCTACAGACGAGTCTCGATTTTTCATGTTACGTCAAATAGACAAAGAAGCAAAAGCAGCTAACAATCATTTGTACGACAACGAGATTACATTTGAAGAACTGTGTAACGAATTCCGCTACTTTGCAGCGGGAACATTAGGACTATATTACGATATCAAAGACATTAGACGCTTTGTCGGAGGTCTCGCAGTAAGTCATATTATGATCCTACAAGGGATGTCAGGTACCGGTAAAACATCACTAGCATATGCATTTGGAGAGTATCTAAGCAATTCATCGGTTGTGGTACCAATCCAACCAATGTGGAAAGAACGAACCGATTTGATTGGATATTATAACGAATTCACCAAAAAGTTTAATGAGACAACACTCCTACAAAAACTGTATGGAGCAAGTCACGACGAACAAATGTATATTACAATATTAGACGAAATGAACATCGCACGTGTGGAATACTATTTCGCCGAATTTCTATCACTACTTGAAATCCCAGACCACAACAAACGATACCTAGACGTTATCTCAGATGTGTGGGATACCGATCCAGAGTTACTACAAGATGGAAAACTAATTTTACCAAACAACATGTGGTTTATTGGAACCGCAAACAACGATGATTCGACGTTTGCGATATCAGACAAAGTATACGATAGAGCGATGGTAATTAACCTCGATAAAAAAGCACAAGCATTTATCGCAAAACCAATCAGAGGGCGAAAAGTATCGGCTACCAAGTTTGAAGAATTAATCGCAAGAGCGAGAAAAGAATATGCAATATCAAATCGTAACTTAAGAAGATTAAAAGAGTTAGACAAATACATGATTAAACAATTCCATATCTCATTTGGGAACCGTATCATGGGACAGATTATCAATTATACCCCAGTCATTGTGGCTTGTGGTGGAACCGAGTTGCAAGCACTAGATGATATTATGTCAAAAAAAGTACTACGAAAACTAGAAACCAAAAACATGGTGTACGTAAAAAGCGAAGCACCAGGATTAATCGCATACATTGAAGAACTATTTGGCGAAGGCGAAATGGAACAATGTATCGAATATATCAGAAACATTGAAATTAACGCGTAA
- a CDS encoding DUF2357 domain-containing protein produces the protein MKLMELYIQAFRALRKHTKDDENSKKLRNAIIYSNHENEVFTTIKYDCKINVEWVENIEEGLKFVENAINEDRQFIRTEGEVVPIEKVKRISKSSIEHLSRHSNFITRLPKDNTADIIPEKLYIVEKLSDYLVYENRFLYLLLCYVKDFIEIRLNKIKDKTTTYQSQMSFDKDIEETSRNIKYKLEYSDIYKNDPYLIEQFSEIPLVNRVETSYAVAVALLNTPLMKACAKAPLIKPPITKTNVLRMNQNFKAALKLYDYITAYNQEGYEIIERKTTMQPFTPEMDDEIAETVELTSVIGYITGNELRETFENKILQKEKQKQEAETKKKVEEIKRLKKRIVEMNEDPAEYILMLEKRNAKLERTSLELIKEKELNSELNIKINELKDQQLDLEKSINCLNNTISDYSDKIDEMNQKYFDDMVEAENIHQQEIESLKKHHTKVIKELNEERYKQMQDLQEVFIRERKDLQKTHENEIKNLNDKQELRAFMSDIKIIKLEKDIVALEAEIELHKSSLNQLETEAKRLDEEKNYTKAQYLALRTQQGLLTEEDDYSSKEKFIQMELEMKAYKKLFREEWKRTKKRIREQVKVES, from the coding sequence ATGAAGTTAATGGAATTATATATTCAGGCTTTTAGAGCGTTAAGAAAACATACCAAAGACGACGAAAATAGTAAAAAACTACGTAATGCAATTATATATTCGAATCATGAGAACGAAGTTTTTACTACGATCAAATACGATTGTAAAATCAATGTTGAATGGGTGGAAAACATCGAAGAAGGATTAAAGTTTGTCGAAAACGCAATTAACGAAGACAGACAGTTCATCCGAACTGAAGGAGAAGTCGTTCCAATCGAAAAAGTGAAGCGTATATCTAAATCATCCATCGAACACTTATCGAGACACAGTAATTTCATTACTCGACTTCCAAAAGACAACACCGCAGACATTATTCCAGAAAAACTATATATCGTTGAAAAACTGAGTGATTACTTGGTGTATGAAAACAGATTTTTGTACTTGCTTTTATGTTATGTAAAAGACTTTATTGAAATCCGTTTAAACAAAATCAAAGACAAAACCACCACCTATCAATCACAAATGAGTTTTGATAAAGACATTGAAGAAACAAGTCGTAACATTAAATACAAGCTAGAATACTCTGATATTTACAAGAACGATCCATACTTAATTGAGCAGTTTAGCGAAATACCTCTTGTAAATAGAGTAGAGACAAGTTACGCAGTTGCAGTTGCGTTACTGAATACACCGTTAATGAAGGCTTGTGCCAAAGCACCTTTAATCAAACCACCAATTACCAAAACGAATGTACTTCGTATGAATCAAAACTTTAAAGCTGCGCTAAAACTATACGATTACATTACTGCATACAACCAAGAAGGTTATGAAATCATTGAACGAAAAACCACGATGCAACCATTCACACCTGAAATGGATGACGAAATTGCCGAGACAGTTGAGTTAACATCAGTAATAGGATATATCACAGGTAACGAACTTCGAGAAACGTTTGAAAACAAAATTCTACAAAAGGAAAAGCAAAAACAAGAAGCGGAAACCAAGAAAAAAGTAGAAGAAATCAAACGACTCAAAAAACGTATTGTTGAGATGAATGAAGATCCAGCGGAATACATTTTAATGTTAGAGAAACGAAACGCTAAGTTGGAAAGAACAAGTCTCGAACTAATTAAAGAAAAAGAATTAAACAGTGAGTTAAACATCAAAATCAATGAACTAAAAGACCAACAATTGGATTTGGAAAAATCGATCAATTGCTTAAACAATACCATTTCTGATTACAGTGACAAAATCGATGAGATGAATCAAAAATACTTTGACGACATGGTAGAAGCAGAAAACATTCATCAACAAGAAATAGAAAGCTTAAAGAAACATCATACCAAAGTAATCAAAGAACTTAACGAAGAACGATACAAGCAAATGCAAGATCTACAAGAAGTATTTATCAGAGAACGCAAAGACCTACAAAAAACGCACGAAAACGAGATAAAAAATCTGAACGACAAACAAGAATTGCGTGCTTTCATGTCAGATATAAAAATCATCAAGTTAGAAAAAGATATCGTAGCCCTTGAAGCGGAAATTGAACTACATAAATCATCGCTAAATCAGCTTGAAACAGAAGCAAAACGATTGGATGAAGAAAAGAACTACACCAAAGCTCAGTATTTGGCTTTAAGAACACAACAAGGATTACTAACCGAAGAAGACGATTATTCTTCAAAAGAAAAATTCATACAAATGGAACTTGAAATGAAAGCTTACAAAAAATTGTTTAGAGAAGAATGGAAACGCACTAAAAAGCGTATACGTGAACAAGTAAAAGTAGAATCATGA
- a CDS encoding DUF2310 family Zn-ribbon-containing protein: MTTTDNDSLESKYYNKYINKILEKVEFTYELISDDAFATDSCHCEEHSFYVLGTYYTEDTSPILCGDCGKEIALTKVPYVFKEDEHFTILSYQRMYNSVENVWMSSLSDRFTKRQLTYHDSQLSKRGVEICRELENKIGKPVYFLLPVYKNHRVFQQCNYIEFAHFYITLLIALQLIQLVIFILIFNTNFQSCNLIHLSSPFRYNYSKNHPQIRDVLLV, encoded by the coding sequence GTGACAACCACTGATAATGATTCTCTGGAATCGAAATACTATAATAAGTATATTAACAAAATTCTAGAAAAGGTCGAATTTACATACGAATTAATTTCTGATGATGCATTTGCTACAGACTCATGTCACTGTGAAGAGCACAGTTTTTATGTTCTTGGAACATACTATACAGAGGATACTAGCCCGATATTATGTGGAGACTGTGGCAAGGAAATAGCATTAACTAAAGTACCTTATGTATTTAAAGAGGATGAGCATTTTACAATTTTAAGTTATCAGAGAATGTATAATAGCGTTGAAAATGTATGGATGAGTTCGTTATCTGACAGATTTACTAAGCGACAACTTACATATCACGACTCACAATTATCCAAAAGAGGAGTAGAGATATGTCGTGAACTGGAAAATAAAATTGGAAAGCCTGTATACTTTTTATTGCCTGTATATAAAAATCATCGTGTTTTTCAACAATGTAATTATATAGAATTTGCCCATTTTTATATAACATTGCTAATAGCTCTTCAACTAATTCAGTTGGTTATTTTCATTTTGATCTTTAACACTAATTTTCAGTCTTGCAATCTTATACATTTGTCATCACCCTTTAGATATAATTATAGCAAAAATCATCCACAGATACGAGATGTATTGTTAGTTTAA
- the rph gene encoding ribonuclease PH, whose translation MRNNNRQSDEKRAVTFDLNVNMHAEGSVLVSLGNTKVICTATIDEKIPPFLRGENKGWVTAEYSMLPRATNVRNVRESARGKLTGRTMEIQRLVGRTLRSIVDLHKLGERSITIDCDVIQADGGTRTASITGGFIAMKMAINKLLEAKVITEDPIKEYLAALSVGICEGEVRLDLEYEEDSKAEVDMNIVMTESGQFVEIQGTGEEHTFSEEQLMEMIKLAKKGIKELIKSQKEALGE comes from the coding sequence ATGCGTAACAATAATAGACAAAGTGATGAAAAAAGAGCAGTGACATTTGATTTAAATGTGAACATGCATGCTGAAGGGTCGGTACTTGTAAGTTTGGGAAACACAAAGGTTATTTGTACAGCGACAATAGATGAAAAAATCCCTCCATTTTTACGAGGTGAAAATAAAGGGTGGGTAACTGCTGAATATTCAATGCTTCCTAGAGCGACGAATGTGAGAAATGTGAGAGAGTCAGCTAGAGGGAAACTAACCGGTAGAACGATGGAAATTCAACGACTCGTTGGAAGAACCTTAAGAAGTATTGTTGATTTACACAAATTAGGTGAACGATCTATCACAATTGATTGTGATGTTATCCAAGCAGATGGGGGAACAAGAACAGCCTCAATTACCGGTGGTTTTATCGCCATGAAAATGGCAATCAATAAACTGCTTGAAGCAAAAGTTATTACTGAAGATCCTATTAAAGAATACCTTGCTGCTTTATCCGTAGGAATTTGTGAAGGGGAAGTTAGATTAGATTTAGAATATGAAGAAGATTCTAAAGCAGAAGTTGATATGAATATAGTGATGACTGAAAGTGGACAATTTGTTGAAATACAAGGAACGGGTGAAGAACACACTTTCAGTGAAGAACAGTTAATGGAAATGATAAAACTAGCAAAAAAAGGAATTAAAGAACTTATAAAATCACAGAAAGAAGCATTAGGAGAGTAA
- a CDS encoding AAA family ATPase — MKNSYVKKLVALYFSIFIVGMLLVLSLIGKESIVDRSIVIGPSEQIFVLMASLIVIVALISITINMYKHRKKLISLEPPTIQVEELNVSHSMEFVGTKQTESYFKNEESTDESRFFMLRQIDKEAKAANNHLYDNEITFEELCNEFRYFAAGTLGLYYDIKDIRRFVGGLAVSHIMILQGMSGTGKTSLAYAFGEYLNNSSVVVPIQPMWKERTDLIGYYNEFTKKFNETTLLQKLYGASHDEQMYITILDEMNIARVEYYFAEFLSLLEIPDHNKRYLDVISDVWDTDPELLQDGKLILPNNMWFIGTANNDDSTFAISDKVYDRAMVINLDKKAQAFIAKPIRGRNVSATKFEELIARARKEYAISNRNLRRLKELDKYMIKQFHISFGNRIMGQIINYTPVIVACGGTELQALDDIMSKKVLRKLETKNMVYVKSEAPGLIAYIEELFGEGEMEQCIEYIRNIEINV; from the coding sequence ATGAAAAATTCCTATGTGAAAAAATTAGTGGCCTTGTACTTTTCAATCTTCATTGTTGGGATGTTATTGGTATTATCATTAATTGGCAAAGAAAGCATTGTGGACCGATCAATCGTGATTGGACCAAGTGAGCAAATATTTGTCCTAATGGCATCTTTAATTGTGATTGTGGCACTTATATCTATTACGATTAATATGTACAAGCATCGTAAGAAATTGATTTCTTTAGAACCTCCCACAATCCAAGTAGAGGAACTAAATGTTTCACATTCAATGGAGTTTGTAGGAACGAAACAGACCGAATCATATTTTAAAAACGAAGAGTCTACAGACGAGTCTCGATTTTTCATGTTACGTCAAATAGACAAAGAAGCAAAAGCAGCTAACAATCATTTGTACGACAACGAGATTACATTTGAAGAACTGTGTAACGAATTTCGCTACTTTGCAGCGGGAACATTAGGACTATATTACGATATCAAAGACATTAGACGCTTTGTCGGAGGTCTCGCAGTAAGTCATATTATGATCCTACAAGGGATGTCAGGTACCGGTAAAACTTCACTAGCATATGCATTTGGAGAGTATCTAAACAATTCATCGGTTGTGGTACCAATCCAACCAATGTGGAAAGAACGAACCGATTTGATTGGATATTATAACGAATTCACCAAAAAGTTTAATGAGACAACACTCCTACAAAAACTGTATGGAGCAAGTCACGACGAACAAATGTATATTACAATATTAGACGAAATGAACATCGCACGAGTGGAATACTATTTCGCCGAATTCCTATCACTACTCGAAATCCCAGACCACAACAAACGATACCTAGACGTTATCTCAGATGTGTGGGATACCGATCCAGAGTTACTACAAGATGGAAAACTAATTTTACCAAACAACATGTGGTTTATTGGAACCGCAAACAACGATGATTCGACGTTTGCGATATCAGACAAAGTATACGATAGAGCGATGGTAATTAACCTCGATAAAAAAGCACAAGCATTTATCGCAAAACCAATCAGAGGGCGAAATGTATCGGCTACCAAGTTTGAAGAATTAATCGCAAGAGCGAGAAAAGAATATGCAATATCAAATCGTAACTTAAGAAGATTAAAAGAGTTAGACAAATACATGATTAAACAATTCCATATCTCATTTGGGAACCGTATCATGGGACAGATTATCAATTATACCCCAGTCATTGTGGCTTGTGGTGGAACCGAGTTGCAAGCACTAGATGATATTATGTCAAAAAAAGTACTACGAAAACTAGAAACCAAAAACATGGTGTACGTAAAAAGCGAAGCACCAGGATTAATTGCATACATTGAAGAACTATTTGGCGAAGGTGAAATGGAACAATGTATCGAATATATTAGAAACATCGAAATTAACGTGTAA
- a CDS encoding GerMN domain-containing protein: MFNKFYFKFFLFCLILLLCALIIDSKRSGLKLPVYLKEEVKLENTYQDVEDYLIYVSDLNDMIFPLNIIAKEKDTFKINFYDSIITNTLDKQIYMRFSLLTNYSNYLPIGIKTLIPKSSRLMSYQLNDELLTLNVSKEFLNYNREFEEEILKILTYTFTSIPGINEIRLVCDNEEVNFTKLYKETFIKEDFILNVFLNTANINNSIQYNIYYLTNVNNSYYLVPTTIFDVRNELTQHENVKVLLTRTFNIPLITFIEANNLEKIANTTIFQENLSYYQYYLTCFDNNIIEKDYSVDIKNVNFYEIEFN, translated from the coding sequence ATGTTTAATAAATTTTATTTTAAGTTTTTTTTATTTTGTCTTATTTTATTGTTATGTGCATTAATTATTGATTCTAAAAGAAGTGGTTTAAAACTCCCCGTGTATTTAAAAGAAGAAGTTAAGTTAGAGAATACCTATCAAGATGTAGAGGATTATTTGATCTATGTTTCTGATTTAAATGATATGATATTTCCTTTAAATATCATCGCAAAAGAGAAGGATACATTCAAAATTAACTTCTATGATTCAATAATTACTAACACATTAGATAAACAAATTTATATGAGGTTTTCATTACTAACCAATTATAGTAACTATTTACCGATAGGGATTAAAACATTAATCCCTAAATCATCAAGATTAATGAGTTATCAATTAAATGATGAGTTATTAACCTTAAATGTATCTAAAGAATTTTTAAATTATAATAGAGAATTTGAAGAAGAAATACTTAAGATATTAACCTATACGTTTACCTCAATCCCAGGAATTAATGAAATAAGGTTAGTTTGTGATAATGAGGAAGTAAATTTTACAAAATTATATAAAGAGACATTTATAAAAGAAGATTTTATTTTAAATGTGTTCTTAAATACAGCAAACATAAATAATTCAATACAATATAATATCTATTATTTAACTAATGTTAATAATAGTTATTATTTAGTACCAACGACTATATTTGATGTAAGGAATGAATTAACACAACATGAAAATGTGAAAGTATTATTGACTAGGACATTTAATATTCCTTTAATCACTTTTATTGAAGCAAATAATTTGGAGAAAATCGCAAATACGACAATTTTTCAAGAAAATTTATCATATTATCAATATTATTTAACTTGTTTTGATAATAATATAATAGAAAAGGATTATTCGGTTGATATTAAAAATGTTAACTTTTATGAAATAGAATTTAACTAG
- a CDS encoding XTP/dITP diphosphatase, with protein METVYIATKNKGKIKEFEHFFNKNNIKVKSLLDIDQSIEIEETGKTFEENALIKAHTICDLIQIPVLADDSGLEVDILNNEPGIYSARYAGVHGNDLQNNIKLLENLKDIPYEKRTAHFVCALALVYPSGKEIVVRGTCEGYIIEKMRGENGFGYDPLFFIPSLNKTYAELTKNEKMYISHRGNALEKLEKVFIND; from the coding sequence ATGGAAACCGTTTATATCGCAACTAAAAATAAAGGGAAGATAAAAGAGTTTGAACATTTCTTTAATAAGAATAATATTAAGGTTAAATCACTATTAGATATAGATCAATCGATAGAAATTGAAGAAACAGGAAAAACGTTTGAAGAAAATGCTTTGATTAAAGCACATACAATATGTGATTTAATTCAAATACCAGTTTTAGCGGATGATTCAGGACTTGAAGTTGATATCTTAAATAATGAACCAGGTATTTATTCAGCAAGATATGCTGGCGTTCATGGGAATGATTTACAAAATAATATTAAATTATTAGAAAATCTAAAAGATATACCATATGAGAAAAGAACAGCACATTTTGTTTGTGCCTTAGCACTTGTTTATCCTTCTGGTAAAGAAATTGTCGTCCGTGGAACATGCGAAGGATATATCATAGAAAAGATGCGTGGTGAGAATGGATTTGGATATGATCCATTATTCTTTATTCCTTCTTTAAATAAAACCTATGCAGAGTTAACAAAGAATGAAAAAATGTATATTAGTCATAGGGGAAACGCCTTAGAAAAATTAGAGAAGGTGTTTATTAATGACTAA
- a CDS encoding metallophosphoesterase, producing the protein MTKIVVVSDSHGLIKELEDIYFRFKDETNYFIHCGDSEMDENHPILNHYKSVNGNCDDHMFPNEYIFTVENKKILVVHGHYHSVKYNLNSLYFYALEKGADVVLYGHTHFPSVYQYEDITFINPGSILGNRGIRGRSYAVLEIKNGKLDVKHYNALNNKSYDISK; encoded by the coding sequence ATGACTAAAATTGTTGTTGTGAGTGATAGCCACGGATTAATTAAAGAATTAGAGGATATTTATTTTCGTTTCAAAGATGAAACCAATTATTTTATTCATTGTGGAGATAGTGAAATGGATGAGAATCATCCTATTTTAAATCATTATAAATCAGTTAATGGTAATTGTGATGATCATATGTTTCCTAATGAATATATATTTACAGTAGAAAATAAAAAAATACTTGTTGTACATGGACACTACCATAGTGTGAAATATAATCTTAATAGTTTATATTTTTACGCTTTAGAAAAAGGTGCGGATGTTGTTTTATATGGACACACGCATTTTCCATCTGTTTATCAATATGAAGACATCACTTTTATTAACCCAGGTAGTATCTTAGGTAATCGAGGGATTAGAGGTAGAAGTTATGCAGTACTAGAAATCAAAAATGGTAAATTAGATGTGAAGCATTATAATGCCTTAAATAATAAGTCTTATGATATATCTAAATAA